Proteins encoded in a region of the Armatimonadota bacterium genome:
- a CDS encoding VOC family protein, which produces MAPRLDAIGIVVKDMAESLRFYRLLGLPFPEEPGGEDHIEASTANGLRVMLDDVETVKSFMPDWAEPTGHRMGLAFACDGPADVDAAYATVTGAGFTGKTAPWDAFWGQRYAQVVDPDGNVVDLFAAL; this is translated from the coding sequence ATGGCACCCCGACTCGACGCGATCGGCATCGTCGTCAAAGACATGGCCGAGTCGCTGCGCTTCTACCGACTTCTCGGCCTGCCCTTTCCCGAGGAACCGGGCGGAGAGGACCATATCGAGGCGTCCACCGCAAACGGGTTGCGGGTGATGCTCGACGACGTCGAGACGGTGAAGAGCTTCATGCCGGACTGGGCGGAGCCGACGGGCCACCGGATGGGGCTCGCCTTCGCTTGCGACGGTCCAGCCGACGTGGACGCCGCCTATGCGACCGTCACGGGCGCGGGCTTCACGGGGAAGACCGCGCCGTGGGACGCGTTCTGGGGACAGAGGTACGCCCAGGTCGTCGACCCTGACGGGAACGTCGTCGACCTGTTCGCCGCGCTTTAG